A genomic stretch from Physeter macrocephalus isolate SW-GA chromosome 12, ASM283717v5, whole genome shotgun sequence includes:
- the LOC102986472 gene encoding LOW QUALITY PROTEIN: small ubiquitin-related modifier 1-like (The sequence of the model RefSeq protein was modified relative to this genomic sequence to represent the inferred CDS: inserted 1 base in 1 codon), whose product MSDQEAKPSTEDLGDKKEGEYIKLKVIVQDSSEIHFKVKMTTHLKKLKESYCQRQGVPMNSLRFLFEXADNHTPKELGMEEEDMIEVYQELTGGRSTI is encoded by the exons ATGTCTGACCAAGAGGCAAAACCTTCAACTGAGGACTTGGGGGATAAGAAGGAAGGAGAATATATTAAACTCAAAGTCATCGTACAGGATAGCAGTGAGATTCACTTCAAAGTGAAAATGACAACACATCTCAAGAAACTCAAAGAATCATACTGTCAAAGACAGGGAGTTCCCATGAATTCACTCAGGTTTCTCTTTG TTGCTGATAATCACACTCCAAAAGAACTGGGAATGGAGGAAGAAGATATGATTGAAGTTTATCAGGAACTAACAGGGGGTCGTTCAACgatttag